CTCTTTGACCATCTGGTCAATCAAACGTCCCCCAGAGCATAGCTCCATCACAAGATGAAAACATTCTGCCTCCTCATAGACAGCATGCAATGTCACAACACCAGAATGGCCAGACAAGTGCTGCATTATCTCCACCTCCCTATGAACTGTCTCCTCACCCTTCCGCAAAGTCTTACAAGCAAATTCTACTCCAGTTGCCTTAGACCTACACAACCAAACTGAACCAAATTTACCACGCCCGATAGTGGCACCTGAAACATAGTCATCCTCAATCTTATTCTTTCTACCTGTCTGGGTAGCAGTATCTATACACCCTATCTTCCTCTTGAGGCCTCTTCCAGGTGGCACCAATGTAGATGAAGCACCACAAGGTGGGGCAGTGGCAATTCCTGCAAGCCTACTTTTGCAAGAGCTAACATGTTCATCGCCAGCATCTTCTTTACATCTCTTCTTTAACCTGTTGTAATCTTCAAGAGAATAATGAGACCTGAGATTTGATGATTTCTTATCATGGCTACGTGTTACTTCATTCTGTAAATTCTCACATGCTTCCGTTTCACTTCCTTTCCTCTTCTTCCTCATCATAACGAATTAGGACTCTCCAATGGGAATTCCGCTAACAATAGATGAAACTGTGagggaaaaaaagaagagaaaggacGGATTAATTGACATCAAGGTTCTCTTCTGCACCTACGCAAACTACTTAATTGACATCAAAATGCATTCGATAAGGTTCTGATTGCCCAGAATGAGAAAAAATAGTCACATTTGTTTTGCCGAAAAAttgttctttattattattttttcattattccAAACTTTTCATCCTCTGAGCTCTATTTGGTCCCCAGATAAACCCTAAAACCACCGAAACTGAAAACAGAAACTGTTCGATTATGCATTTGATGAGTAACATTAGGGATCAAAAGTAATAACAACGCCACTTTCAATAATCCTCAATAAACTCCAATTAATCAAATATATTAAaaggataaaagaaaaaattgggCAAAGATCAAACCTTATGGGCTAAAATTTCCTTTGAATTCAGAAGCAAAACTGATAAAATCCGCCCAGAAAGCGATAAAATACATGCACATAACACAAATTGGGAGACGTCATTAACGGAACTTTGAAACGGATCGATATTGGAAACCATAGAAATCTCAGATTCAAGATACGGGTCAAAATCTTACATAATCAAGAGGAAGGGAAAAAAGATCAATCTTTACTGGGACGCGAAAGCGATGGACAGAGAGGACCAGATGATTACGAGATTTTACTTTTTAGTCAAGTTTGTGGCATTTTATTACCCAACTTCGCGTCCGCTTATAACTCTATAAGGCTCTGGCTTTTCTAAATTCGGCCCATATACCGACTGGACCCTATATATAATACGTTCCTTTTAAACGACAACGTAGAGCCGTCAGGACCTCGAGAGCGCAGCGAAGATGACTCCATGCGTAAGAACCTTAAACCCACCCAAAACCCTTCTCAATAATTCAGGCTCTCAGTACCTAATTCGAATTCCCCTTCGATCTCTTCCTTTGCTCTGTGCCTCTGTCTATTTAGTTGAAAGTGTTAACCATTTCTTATGCAAAACGAGTCCAAGAAACAAATTGGCTTCAATCCCTTTTTCTAAAGGTTTTGTTTGGTTGCATTCCTGTGTATGATGAGAAAAGATCTCTTGTAAAACTTGTTTGATTGTTGTGATGGGTAGCAAAATGAATTAAGCTGATCGATTTCGTAAGTAAGAGATATTTATGACGGTGGGGATATCTTGTTTTGGTCACAACTGATCGGCAGAGTGCTTTTGATAGAATTCTTGCTTATATTCCCTTTAAAGGCCAGATATTTTCGGGCTTTGCTTCCCTAtcgctttttttttccttggggGAGTCATGATTATTGATCGATTGAACATATATACTGTACTGAGAAATGGTTAAAAAAAACTTAGTTGTAACTATTTTGTTCTCAGGTTCTAAATGAGACGAGTCTCTGGTGGTTTAACAGAACTCAACGCATTGTAGCAGCTCCTGATAAATATGTTACAATTGCAAAGAACGCTCAGTTTTTCCTGTTGAATTTGTTGGTGAGTGTTTCAAGTGCGggtttagatatttttttttcttttttcctgctGTTTTCAAATGAAAAATGCTTTAGAGCATTCCTTGCGACTTGCAGCATGTAGCTTTAGAGCATGGCTTGATATTAGTAGACACAAAATATGAGTTTGGAAAGGACTCTGATGGTTCAATTCTGTTGATTGATGAGGTTTGGAATAATCTCACTATGATAATTTATTGTTCTTACAGTCACTCATATACTGTGCTCCTAGACCAATTACTTCCATAATGAGTTTAAATGTCTTTTGTGATGATAGGTGCATACACCTGACTCAAGCAGATATTGGATTGCCGCCCATTCTCATGAAGAACGCTTTCAGAATGGTCTTGAACCTCAAAATGTTGATAAGTTgtgttatttgatttaattattgtttttcATCTGTGTTGTACATTTACGATGGAAGTATGCGCCAATGTCCTCTCTGCGCGTGTGTGcctctttatttatttgttttggaTGGTGTTTGGATTCATCATTCTTGgtggtttttattattttttagtgtgGAGCACATGTGATTTATACTCTTgatgtttaaaaaatattaactttttTCAGGAGCTTTTGCGGTTATGGTTCAAGGATCATTGTGATCCATACAAAGATGAGGCAAGTTAACCAAAGTAGTCCATATATAGTTGTCATGCCTATTTGCAGTGTGCTAAATATctttttctgatgctgatttTAGGTCCTTCCTGATGCACCTGAAGAACTTGTTTGTGAGCTAGCATGGAGGTAAATCAAATCTCTTATGTCATCGTTCCTTGCCTTCATTGAGTAATGGATAAATGGCGACTCACCTGGGGATGTGGAGGAGATCCTAGTAACACCTTAGAATGTCAATGAtctttatcattaattttatttgttagtCCTGCCAATGATTGATGAAATAGATTGTCTACAAGTGAAAATTACATACAAGAATTTTTATACGTTGAGGTTTGATAAATAGCCCACCATATTATCCTTATCATTATTAGTTGACTCTGTTTTTTCCCTCTCtttatatgataaatatattttattgtttgAGACAATAACTAAATCTAAATTTGAGGCACCAACTGCAAGAGGTATATTCTATCGCAAAGAAATCTTGTTATTTTATGATATCATGCAGTGTTATTTAGTTCCTTCTTGCTTCTAAACTAGCATTTAGTGACCGTGTTGTGTCATTGTGCAGGAACCAATAGTTTATCGGATATCCAAAAGTGTTGAACTAGCATTATCATCCTTGAAGTGATCTAGCCTTTGAAGCTCCAAATGCTTCTCGGATTGAGGTTACAGCAGGAATTCgagatatttttcttttctttttcttttttctaccCTATTTAAGGCATTCGGTCTCTGGCATGCTAATTTCCAGATGCCATAGGTTTACGATTGAGGTGTGCATAATATGCCAAATTATTCTGGGTTTAACACGCTCGTGTAACTAATAATGGGCTGTCTATTGTGTCCTTCTCCTCTCAGtgtattttcattaaaaatagtaaTGGACAATGCTattgaataaatgaatttattcaTTTTACGATCCCAAGATCCCACTTGAATCTCATGGAACTTGTGAATATGGTCATTTGCTTAAAAATGGCTGGAAGTGCCTGTTTGTTTGGTTATCGGGCAAGACCTTTCACCCTTGGAGTCTAGTGGCCTTTTGAAACCGAAAGGGACATGCAATAAAAGTATGATCTGTTCATACAAAATTCTCTTTGTTTGTAAATGAAAGCAAGCCCTTGGCGACGTCTGTTGATCATGGAATACCTTAATGAGGTGTAGAAGGAAAGTCCTTTCCTTCCCACAAGATCCTAATGATAGGGCCAAAACACGCAGGTTTGTTCTTCTGTAAAATACATTCATTCTATTGCATTCCATTATGTGCTTATTTCAAAGTTCTTCTCTAGTGCATGCCACTAATGCGAACATTTGTGGTGGAATGAGAGGAGAAAGAGAAGGAAGCAGAAAAAGCTCAAGAGCAGTTCAAGGTTGGAGAAAGGTTTGGTGCAGAAGCAATTTCTAGGAGGTAAAACAATAAAATCTGGGTACATTGCTGCTGGCTGGATCTGAATCTGGATTCAATTAGCTGAAAGAATTGCAGATGTGTGAACCTGATTGATGCAGCTTGAATCCTTTCTCAGCAGTTGTAGCTGAACTTGCCTTATTGGCTGCCTGCACATTATGATGTGGCACTAGTATATTAAAACCTACttggaatgaaaaaaaaattgagaattcaattcaattattatcttttaattctcaggtttaaaatgaaaaattttttttaactgctTAGGAAAAATTTTCAACTTATAGAATTTTGTGTGATTGCATgagattcaattgaatttttttttacaaatgatTTACTCTGGTTAAATGATATGAACTTAGAACCATGTGCAGTAGATAAACGACATCCAGTGTTCCCATTCCCCTGAAGATTCTGCAGATGCCATCACaacatgtgatgttttcctagTCCAGTATAATGATGCTTTGTCGTCTTTCACATTTGTCTTTCACTCCGTTAGTGTCTGATAAGTCTTGAGACACCGTGAGCTTTATCAGGGAACTTTTTCGGTGTTGAATTTTACGCATGTGCGCTTTTCAATTTTCTACTGCACAGACCAAGACAGTGACATATTAGCATATTGCAGGTGACTGTTTCGATGACAGATATTTCAAGTCGTGTTTGTTGTTACGCTGGCATTGGTGGCTCCATCTTTTTCCACGAGATCACGGATCTCTTGACACTGATATTAGTCCAAAAACACATTGATAGAGTGCTTTTCATCTTGTCAGTTCAAAAAATTTCCATGAACACGGAGAAAAAACTCCTACTTATTAGAAGTCCACATAGGCGGCTAAAGTGATAAAATAAGGGATCATGCACCATCTAGACTGCGACTAATAGCCTACTTGGACAAAATTAACAATGGCTGGAGACAAGGTAACTTTGCTTGGATTCTGGGGAAGTCCTTTTGCTCTTAGAGTTAAATGGGCTCTGAAGCTGAAAGGGGTAGATTACGAGTATATTGAAGAGGATCTCTCAAACAAGAGTCCCTTGCTGTTGCTGTACAACCCTGTCCACAAGAAAGTTCCAGTACTTGTGCACAACAGCAATCCTGTGGCGGAGTCTCTGGTAATAATCGAGTACATAGATGAGGTTTGGAAGGGAAATCCACTCCTTCCACTTGATCCCCACGAAAGGGCTAAGGCACGCTTCTGGGCAAAATTTGCAGATGAGAAGGTAAGTGAAGAAACATCATTTTTGTAAATTGCACAATTTCAGACAGACTGGCTCAGAAATTTTCAAACAGGAACAAATCCATAAAAGATGGTATTCATTTCCTTGAAAAATGACATTTACTACAAAATTAGCATACGAAGTtagaatattttcttttaagaaaTCCATTCATACATTCTGCTCTTCTATGCAGTGCATGGGTGTGATCATACGCACATTTCTCACCGAAGGAGAGGAGAAAGACAAAGTAGTGAAGGAGGCTCGAGAGAATCTAAAGAGTTTGGAAGGCGCCTTGGAGGGGAAGAAATTCTTTGGAGGCGAAACAATAGGCTATCTGGAGATTGCTGCAGGATGGATTCGACCATGGACTCAAATAGTTGAGGAAATTGCAGGTGTAAAGGTGATGGATGCAGAGACCATGCCTCTGTTAAACACTTGGTTTGACAATTTCCTTCAAGTTCCTGCTGTTAAGGAATGTATCCCTCCCCGGGATAAACTGCGAGAGCACCTCAAAGGCCTCTACGTGTTGTGGAGAGGCTCATCAACTTGAAGCTTTAAGCTTTATTTCTCATCGTGCCTACCTGTATTTTGTGCATGATCGCTTGTTTGCTGTATTATATAAACAACAAGCTGTATTCGGACAGAAATATCATgtgatcaaatttaaaataaaaaataaaaaaatcacagCTCAATTACTCAGAAATAGCATGTAATGCATTTCTATAAGAACCCTTGTGCATGATGAGGATGTGCGCCACAATTGCTAGGCAAAACAAAAGCTTCCACAAGTGATTACAGTTGTACTAGGGTGGAACATTTAGCAGCATTCATGACTGCATATTGCCTGCAAGCAGTCACCATTTCCTACTCCAAATTCTTTTGGTTTCTACACATCATCTGCAGATCACACCCTCTGCTAAATTATCAGCTCTTGTTCATGTCAAATATCTTGGAAATATAAGATTTACAAAATTACTGAAGAATCAAATTCTTCTTCATTTTTAAGTTGTTGCAGTTGCTTAACTTGCAAAAGCATTTCAAGTGCACAGAGGACATCAATAGCATACACCTGCCAGCATCTACATAACATTGGTGAAATTCTTTCTTTTCCCTTCTTTGCTCCCAACAAGGTTTAAAAGGTCCTCATGATCAAACTTCTACCTCACTTAAAGAAGCAATTTGCTGAATTAAGAAATATTTGCATATAGCAAGTGAACAAGAAAGATCAGCAGTTTGTTGAATTTAGCAAGATTTGCACACGTTAAGCTTCCCTCTTATAAGGAATGCTTGGTTCCTTCATTTATGCCCTTCCAGTTTTCTATTCTTCTCCATATACCCTTAAATAGCCATAAAACGAACACTCCATTTACAATGCTCAACATAGCAGACACTTGcttcataattaataattataataaaataattatacacATCACAATTATATACATATTAAGgaagataatttttatttattttttaattatatttattttaaaaatattaaattttattaaatattttaattttttttaaaataaaataaaattataataattaatttatattttattataatataaaaaataaataataattttaaaataattaaaaaataaaaataaataaatattatgagATAAAACGAATATATTTTAAGATTTCTTCTATCACTATGCTTACATTAGGCGCACAGATAAGGGCAACCTTTCTTAAACATCCAgcaataattaaagaaaaaaaaaaacccaactCTAGGTATAAAATTGTGAAATTTCCTGGGTTAGTCAACATGTTGGAAGGATAATGAGTACCTGAAGGAAAGAAGAAGTTGGCATGACATTGTTGTTGAGGAAAATGTGGAGATTTATGGGTATTTTACAGGGGGTTTTGAGTGTGGAAGGATAATGAGTACCTGAAGGAAAGAAGAAGTTGGCATGACATTGTTGTTGAGGAAAATGTGGAGATTTATGGGTATTTTACAGGGGGTTTTGAGTGTGGAAGGATAATGCGTACCTGaaggaaagaagaagatggCATGACATTGTTGTTGAGGAAAATGTGGAGATTTATGGGTATTTTACAGGGGGTTTTGAGTGTGGAAGGATAATGAGTACCTGAAGGAAAGAAGAAGTTGGCATGAGATGTTGTTGAGGAAAATGTGGAGATTTGTGGTATTTTGCTTGAACGGAATCAAAGATCATTGTGGTGCAAGAGGCATGAATTTGGATAAAACTTTTAATTGAAACTACAGAAACAAAGGGAGCTAAGATTTGGAGCTTTCCCTTCTAATGGAGAATAACGACAAGCCTCAAGTAAACAACACGAAGAGAAGAGCTCTACTAATTCTGAACTGCATCCTCTTAACTGTAGGCAACTGCGGTGGCCCTCTCATATTGCGTCTCTACTTCATCCATGGAGGCAAGCGTGTTTGGCTCTCTAGCTGGCTCCAAACCGGCGGTTGGCCAATTATTTTCATTCTCCTCCTCATAAGCTATCTCCATCGCGGTTCCCACAAGCCCACCACTAAATTTTTCTACATGGATACTTCTCTGTTCATAGCAGCCACGATCGTCGGTGTAATCACTGGCTTTGATGACTATCTTTACGCCTATGGAATAGCTCGTCTTCCTGTTTCAACATCATCTTTGATCATTGCTACCCAGTTGGGTTAACTGCAAGGTTTGCGTTTCTTTTAGTTAAacaaatattcaatttttattcaataaacgCAGTGATTTTGCAGACGGTTGGAGCTGGTGTGTTAGCCTTGCATTCCAACAGTGATAGGCCGGAACATGAGTCGAAGGGAGAGTATATTTTAGGATTTGTTATGACGCTGGCAGCGACAGCTATCTATGGGCTTATCTTACCACTGGTGGAGTTGATATACAAGAAGTCTAAGCAGGAAATAAGTTACACCCTTGTAATGGAGATTCAGCTGGTGATGTCTCTGTTTCCTATAGTGGTTTGCACTATGGGGATGCTGGTTAACAAAGACTTCGAGGttggtttttttaaaaaaatttgtataataaatattttattaaaaaaaaactctaaaataaattaaaataagcaaTTGAAGGTGGCATTATTGAAAAGAAAATCTTGGTAAAAGAACACACTGTTAACAAAGCATGATTTGGACATCCATCCGCACATGTGCCCCGACAACATTGAAACTCTGATGCCATGCTTCCTACGATTGGTCTCCCATTCCATAAATGCTCTTTCAGCTTCTATAAGGTCACCTACCTTAAGCATGACAATATACACATGTAGCTAGTTTGATTCTTGCAGAAGCTCCTTTACTGGCTTACCAAGCCCTTTGGACTCCCTTTCTTCAATAAGGAATGAGGAAGAAGTAATAGAGGCGATAATTGGTACGTAGAAAGCTTTTTCTCTGCATTTTCAATTGCTAAATGTACTGAAAATAGAATCTTTCTGCTAATTGTTACCCTAGGATTTGTATATCTTctccaaattttttttttttttaaaaaggacTTCATATtttgaagtaaaaaaaaaaaaattctcatcaCGTAACCACCTAATTGTGCAATTTCACACGAGTATGAATCACAATTCCACATACAAACCaagcaaaagcaaaagcaaaacCTTCCCACAAAAAAGAAGGGTTAATTGGGCCGCACTACAATAGAAAGATTCCCATGCTGATCTTAAGCTATCCGGTTGGTTGTGGTGTCCACTGTCCAGAGGTCTGACTTGCGTTATTATGATTCAGGTTTACCACACCTGTATTCATTTAAGAAGCGTACGCGACTGAATCTCAAGGTAGGTCTTATATTATGTTATCATAAACTTTTCATTTTTCTCTCAAACAGGAATGATATAATTACTAAGGAAAATAAACATCCACTTCCTCAACTAGAGATTCAATGACATCCACTCTTTGGGAACTGAGGGAACTGTAATTGTAATTAAAAGGAACTGTTGTATAGATAAACAACATATATTCATGGCCAAATTTTTATGAGGGCATAATACAgacaaaaaaaagataaaagaacTGAAAAGATTGATGCAGAATATATAACCACAACGAAATCTATATTATACCATTTTCATACATTTTGCGTTGGATTAGAAGTCTGAGACATTTCTGTTTCAGTAGCAAGATCCTTTTTCTTGGTTTGTTTTACCTCACCGTAGAAGTAAGAAATAAATCCCCAAAGAGAAAGTGCTAGAGCAACTCCTTTTTCTGCTTGAAATTTCTCCTGATAGAAAATGACAGCCAGGATTTCCGTCACCGGAAGAAGAACGGCGATTATAATGGCTGATACCAAAGAGGAGGAGTAAAAGATGACTCCTATGGCTCCCAGGAAGAAACACTGCAAGATGATTGCTGTGCACACTATTATCACATAATACTTTGTTTCCCCAAGCCCGAACCCTCTTGCTTCTCCTGGAATAGCCTGCACAATATGAACACATCTGTAAGAGTGAGTTCTTTTACCAAGATTTTCTTTTCAATAATGCGACCTTCAATTgcttagtttaatttattttaagttttttgtttttataaaatagttattgtgaaagaaaaaaaaccaACCTCGAAGTCTTTGTTAACCAGCATCCCCACAGTGCAAACCACTGTAGCAAACAGA
This is a stretch of genomic DNA from Manihot esculenta cultivar AM560-2 chromosome 2, M.esculenta_v8, whole genome shotgun sequence. It encodes these proteins:
- the LOC110607067 gene encoding phosphoribosylaminoimidazole-succinocarboxamide synthase, chloroplastic isoform X2, giving the protein MTPCVLNETSLWWFNRTQRIVAAPDKYVTIAKNAQFFLLNLLHVALEHGLILVDTKYEFGKDSDGSILLIDEVHTPDSSRYWIAAHSHEERFQNGLEPQNELLRLWFKDHCDPYKDEVLPDAPEELVCELAWRNQ
- the LOC110607067 gene encoding phosphoribosylaminoimidazole-succinocarboxamide synthase, chloroplastic isoform X3, with protein sequence MTPCVLNETSLWWFNRTQRIVAAPDKYVTIAKNAQFFLLNLLVHTPDSSRYWIAAHSHEERFQNGLEPQNVDKELLRLWFKDHCDPYKDEVLPDAPEELVCELAWRNQ
- the LOC110607067 gene encoding phosphoribosylaminoimidazole-succinocarboxamide synthase, chloroplastic isoform X1 encodes the protein MTPCVLNETSLWWFNRTQRIVAAPDKYVTIAKNAQFFLLNLLHVALEHGLILVDTKYEFGKDSDGSILLIDEVHTPDSSRYWIAAHSHEERFQNGLEPQNVDKELLRLWFKDHCDPYKDEVLPDAPEELVCELAWRNQ
- the LOC110607058 gene encoding glutathione transferase GST 23, producing MAGDKVTLLGFWGSPFALRVKWALKLKGVDYEYIEEDLSNKSPLLLLYNPVHKKVPVLVHNSNPVAESLVIIEYIDEVWKGNPLLPLDPHERAKARFWAKFADEKCMGVIIRTFLTEGEEKDKVVKEARENLKSLEGALEGKKFFGGETIGYLEIAAGWIRPWTQIVEEIAGVKVMDAETMPLLNTWFDNFLQVPAVKECIPPRDKLREHLKGLYVLWRGSST